In Halostagnicola larsenii XH-48, the sequence GCTGCCGACGCCGTTGCCTCGGTGGCCTTCGGAGACGAAGTGTCCGTTTATGTAGCCGTGATTCTGGAGCCGGAAGATCGGATGATTCCCCATGATGCGGGCCTCGAGGACGCCGACGAGCTCGCCCGTCTCCTCGTGTTCTGCCACGATCACCGTTCCGTACTTCGACTCGAGCAGTTGGCTTTCGAAGTACTGGAGCCACCGATCGTTGGCGCTTTCTTTGTGGTGGTATCGCTCGTCGTATTCAGAGAGGTGTTCGGTGAACCCGTGCCAGAGTTCCAGCAGTTCCTCGCCGTCATCGACGCTCGCGTG encodes:
- a CDS encoding GNAT family N-acetyltransferase, whose amino-acid sequence is MSYEIRHASVDDGEELLELWHGFTEHLSEYDERYHHKESANDRWLQYFESQLLESKYGTVIVAEHEETGELVGVLEARIMGNHPIFRLQNHGYINGHFVSEGHRGNGVGSALLEEVHEWFSDSSKDVDFYRVDTIDGDSYSQEFYEGEAFEPVEHVYEKPIDQDH